One window of Sulfurospirillum sp. 1612 genomic DNA carries:
- a CDS encoding sensor histidine kinase, producing MKKLNISIALYSFASAIIITSAFALISYFYIQESTAMLKIQEQYKIEHYANKITKYNRTLKEFKESIFGTLESFLYRVALIDTNGSILYTTFTNTPTYNPHKLIYMRGNHLFYNHTKTFLPSGPVRIILEKDLNYSDINNRIFILVISIITFLILCSIFLYLHTTKVHNIINQNLDLFLKDAMHEIRTPLGVIQINLEFLENTIKSSMALKRAQGGLRNLTSVYESIEYFIKNSKTSYPKDWVHVAPLLKNRIEFFRILAEIKDLKIMSDITDNLFLHINVVELQRLIDNNLSNAIKYSNKGTTIKITLFKDASMGRLCFSNWGEQIQDTKKIFRRYYRGDNILGGFGLGLSMVEHICHIYKINIEVTSTQEGHTRFCYYLPSKILKEGNSQ from the coding sequence TTGAAAAAACTTAACATCTCTATAGCCCTTTACTCATTTGCTTCTGCCATCATCATTACCTCAGCATTTGCTCTCATTTCATATTTTTATATCCAAGAATCCACAGCCATGCTCAAAATACAAGAGCAGTACAAAATCGAGCATTATGCCAATAAAATCACCAAATATAATCGCACACTAAAAGAGTTCAAAGAGTCTATCTTTGGGACATTAGAATCCTTCTTATATCGCGTTGCCCTCATCGATACCAATGGCTCCATACTCTATACAACCTTTACCAACACTCCCACATATAATCCCCATAAGCTGATTTATATGCGGGGCAATCATCTTTTTTATAACCATACCAAAACATTTCTTCCCTCAGGGCCGGTACGCATTATCTTGGAAAAAGATTTGAATTATTCAGATATCAATAATAGGATTTTTATTTTAGTCATTAGTATTATCACATTTTTGATTTTGTGCAGTATCTTTTTGTATTTACACACCACTAAAGTACACAATATCATCAATCAAAATCTAGACCTTTTCCTCAAAGATGCCATGCATGAGATACGTACCCCTTTGGGAGTGATTCAAATCAATTTGGAGTTTTTAGAAAATACAATTAAATCCTCTATGGCACTAAAAAGAGCACAGGGAGGATTGCGTAATCTCACGTCTGTTTATGAAAGTATCGAATACTTCATAAAAAATTCAAAAACCTCGTATCCAAAAGATTGGGTTCATGTCGCTCCTTTGCTAAAAAACAGAATAGAATTTTTTCGTATTTTGGCAGAGATTAAAGATCTAAAAATCATGAGTGACATCACAGACAATCTGTTTTTACACATCAATGTGGTCGAGTTGCAACGGTTAATTGATAACAATCTCTCCAACGCTATCAAATATTCCAACAAAGGAACGACAATTAAAATCACACTCTTTAAAGACGCATCGATGGGTAGGTTGTGTTTTAGTAATTGGGGAGAACAGATTCAAGACACCAAAAAGATTTTTCGAAGGTATTATCGAGGGGATAATATTTTAGGCGGGTTTGGCTTAGGGTTGAGTATGGTGGAGCATATCTGTCATATCTATAAAATTAACATTGAGGTTACATCAACACAAGAGGGGCATACGCGCTTTTGCTATTACCTCCCATCAAAAATATTAAAAGAAGGAAATTCACAGTGA